From a region of the Molothrus ater isolate BHLD 08-10-18 breed brown headed cowbird chromosome 27, BPBGC_Mater_1.1, whole genome shotgun sequence genome:
- the MRC2 gene encoding C-type mannose receptor 2: MGRGSAGPRPVCSPLCPPLRGPLCCLLCCLLGLQLVLGAAHPDSKVFLIYNTGTQGCLETKDSLVRLAKGCNASSPAQQWKWVSRNRLFNVGAMQCLGVSWHGTNATAGLHLLATYECDRESVNMRWSCRGLGEQLSQHLGACLGNSSLDRGDQVHGSQWRTYGTEEDLCSMSYSEIYTIQGNSHGKPCTIPFKYDNQWFHECTSTGREDGHLWCATTQDYGKDERWGFCPIKSNDCETFWDKDHLTNSCYQFNFQSTLSWQEAWNSCEQQGANLLSITEIHEQTYINGLLTGYSSTLWIGLNDLDINGGWQWSDNSPLKYLNWENDQPDNPSEENCGVIRTESSGGWQNRDCGIALPYVCKKKPNATADPFLADSWSEVKVDCEPSWQPFQSNCYRLVGEKKSWQEAKKTCLRSGGDLVSIHTLSELEFVTKEIKQDVEELWIGLNDLKLQMNFEWSDGTPVRFTYWHPFEPNNFRDSLEDCVTIWGPEGRWNDSPCNQTLPSICKKPGRVSQEKEEDDHGCRKGWKWHSPSCFWLGEDRVPYSDARKTCSDYSSTLVTITNRFEQAYVSSLIYGWDGEYFWTALQDINETGAFHWLSGDEVTYTHWNRNQPGYNKGGCVALATGSSMGLWEVKNCSTFKAKYICRQNLGTPVNPELPSPFPTPSLTATCPPGWSSDPKLRHCYKVFNFEKLQEKKTWIAAQEFCRELGAQLLSLGSYEEEHFVANTLNKIFGESEPELHEQHWFWIGLNRRNPAGDQSWRWSDGLGFFYHNFDRSNYDDDDIRSCTVLDLASLQWMPMQCEAQLDWICKLPKGADVKEPEITTQGSKEWVKYQEAEYKFFEHHSTWLQAKRICSWFQAELTSVHSKAELHFLGQNLKKFSRGQEQHWWIGLHTYENDGRFKWSDGSLLNFVSWAPGKPRPISKDRKCVYMTASREDWGDQKCMTALPYICKRSNGTAVKPSLFPVPAATSGGCPQGWLPFLSKCFSFSGHNKGEIVKWPEAKQLCENQGAILATIASPLEQAFITSMLPNISLDLWIGLHDAQGEFQWVEGEPLRHVSWAPGEPSGCSSSSPNDKPTNCVVVWHGSPPLFTGRWDDRSCLEEKHGYVCQRSIDPALSPAQAPFPPSPTGTLFYHNSTYRILQKPLRWHEALLLCETLNATLATISNPYSQAFLTQAVSSLQAPLWIGLANDEGGRSYSWLTEENLIYTNWQDGEPQQITGCSYMDTDGSWRTAGCDTRLQGGICQFQTGHPRMHKWTYSGSCPKSLEDSSWIPFRDHCYTFHMEITLGQKDAMKRCQKVGGTVLSIQDEMENVFVWEHLQAYEGLSKGAWLGMTFNPKGGTLVWHDNSAVNYSNWGQHDTGPSMLSQNSCYWIQSSNGVWRLGSCTNVTMGVICKIPRVEESSFSRAALPENTTAIAVVVLSTLALCTVLGVVVFLYKRRQSAERGAFESARYSRTTSNPSESAEKNILVSDMEMNEQQD; this comes from the exons ACTCCAAAGTCTTTCTCATCTACAACACGGGCACGCAGGGCTGCCTGGAGACCAAGGACTCGCTGGTGCGACTGGCCAAGGGCTGCAACGCCagttccccagcccagcagtggaaATGGGTCTCCCGAAATCGCCTCTTCAATGTGGGGGCCATGCAGTGCCTGGGAGTATCATGGCATGGGACCAatgccacagcagggctgcacctCTTGGCCACCTATGAGTGCGACCGCGAGTCAGTCAACATGCGCTGGAGCTGCCGTGGGCTCGGGGAGCAGCTCTCGCAGCATCTAGGTGCCTGTCTGGGCAATTCCTCCCTGGACAGAGGGGACCAGGTGCATGGTTCACAGTGGAGAACGTATGGCACCGAGGAAGATCTGTGCTCCATGTCCTACTCTG AAATTTACACCATCCAGGGCAACTCCCATGGGAAGCCCTGCACCATCCCCTTCAAGTACGACAACCAGTGGTTTCACGAGTGCACCAGCACAGGACGGGAGGATGGGCACCTCTGGTGTGCCACCACCCAGGACTATGGCAAGGATGAGCGGTGGGGCTTCTGCCCCATAAAGA GCAATGACTGTGAGACCTTTTGGGACAAGGACCACCTCACAAACAGCTGCTACCAGTTCAACTTCCAGTCGACCCTGTCATGGCAGGAAGCCTGGAATAGCTGTGAGCAGCAAGGGGCCAACCTGCTGAGCATCACAGAGATCCATGAGCAGACCTACATCAATG GTCTGTTGACTGGGTACAGCTCCACGCTCTGGATTGGCCTGAATGACCTGGACATCAATGGAGGCTGGCAGTGGTCAGACAACTCACCCCTCAAGTACCTCAACTGGGAGAATG ACCAGCCCGACAACCCCAGTGAGGAGAACTGCGGGGTGATTCGCACCGAGTCATCCGGGGGATGGCAGAACCGCGACTGTGGCATCGCCCTCCCCTACGTCTGCAAGAAGAAGCCCAACGCCACGGCTGACCCCTTCCTGGCGG ACTCGTGGTCAGAGGTGAAGGTGGACTGtgagcccagctggcagccctTCCAGTCCAACTGCTACCGGCTGGTAGGAGAGAAGAAGAGCTGGCAGGAGGCGAAGAAGACCTGCCTGAGGAGCGGGGGTGATTTGGTCAGCATCCACACACTCTCTGAGCTGGAATTTGTCACCAAGGAGATCAAGCAAG ATGTGGAGGAGCTCTGGATTGGCCTAAATGACCTCAAGCTGCAAATGAACTTTGAGTGGTCAGATGGGACACCTGTGAGGTTCACGTACTGGCACCCCTTTGAGCCTAACAACTTCCGTGACAGCCTGGAGGACTGTGTTACCATCTGGGGACCG gaagggaggtGGAATGACAGCCCCTGTAACCAGACCCTGCCCTCCATCTGCAAAAAGCCTGGTCGGGTGagccaggagaaggaggaggatgacCACGGGTGCCGAAAG ggctggaagtGGCACAGCCCATCCTGCTTCTGGCTGGGCGAGGACCGTGTCCCCTACAGTGACGCCCGTAAGACGTGCTCTGACTACAGCTCCACGCTGGTTACCATCACCAACAG GTTCGAGCAGGCATATGTGAGCAGTCTCATCtatggctgggatggggagtATTTTtggacagctctgcaggacatCAATGAGACAGGCGCATTCCACTGGCTGAGCGGTGATGAGGTGACATACACTCACTGGAACCGCAACCAGCCCG GTTACAACAAGGGTGGATGTGTGGCCCTGGCCACCGGCAGCTccatggggctgtgggaggtgaAGAACTGCAGCACCTTCAAGGCCAAGTACATCTGTCGACAGAACTTGGGCACCCCAGTCAATCCTGAACTGCCCAGTCCTTTCCCCACGCCCAGCCTCACTGCCACCTGCCCCCCAGGATGGAGCTCCGACCCCAAGCTTCGTCACTGCTACAAG gtATTCAACTTTGAAAAGCTGCAAGAGAAGAAGACGTGGATCGCTGCACAGGAATTCTGCCGGGAGCTGGGAGCCCAGCTGCTCAGCCTAGGCAGCTATGAGGAGGAGCATTTTGTTGCCAACACCCTCAACAAGATTTTTGG GGAGTCAGAACCGGAGCTCCATGAGCAGCACTGGTTCTGGATTGGCCTGAACCGGCGGAACCCTGCTGGGGACCAGAGCTGGAGGTGGAGCGACGGGCTGGGG TTTTTCTACCACAACTTTGACCGCAGCAActatgatgatgatgacataCGGAGCTGCACAGTGCTGGATCTGGCCTCCCTGCAGTGGATGCCGATGCAGTGTGAAGCCCAGCTGGACTGGATCTGCAAACTGCCCAAAG GTGCCGATGTGAAGGAGCCAGAGATCACAACCCAAG gcagcaaagAGTGGGTGAAGTACCAGGAGGCCGAATACAAGTTCTTTGAACACCACTCAACGTGGCTGCAGGCAAAGCGCATCTGCAGCTGGTTCCAGGCTGAGCTGACATCAGTGCACAGCAAGGCCGAGCTGCACTTCTTAGGCCAGAACCTGAAGAAG TTCTCcaggggccaggagcagcactggtggATTGGGCTGCACACCTACGAGAACGACGGGAGGTTCAA GTGGTCTGATGGATCCCTCCTCAACTTTGTCTCTTGGGCACCAGGCAAGCCTCGGCCCATCAGCAAGGACAGGAAGTGTGTGTACATGACAGCCAGCCgag AGGACTGGGGGGACCAGAAGTGCATGACAGCGCTTCCTTACATCTGCAAGCGAAGCAACGGGACAGCTGTGAAGCCTTCCCTCTTTCCGGTACCTGCTGCCACAAGTGGgggctgtccccaaggctggCTGCCCTTCCTCAGCAAG TGTTTCAGCTTCAGTGGCCACAACAAAGGCGAGATAGTGAAGTGGCCAGAGGCGAAGCAGTTGTGTGAGAACCAGGGCGCCATCCTGGCCACCATTGCCAGCCCCCTGGAGCAGG CCTTCATCACATCCATGCTGCCCAACATCTCCTTGGACCTCTGGATTGGCCTGCACGATGCCCAGGGGGAGTTCCAGTGGGTGGAGGGGGAACCGCTGCGGCACGTGAGCTGGGCACCTGGAGAGccctcaggctgcagctcctccagccccaatGACAAGCCG ACCAACTGCGTTGTGGTGTGGCATGGCTCACCCCCCCTCTTCACGGGACGCTGGGATGACCGGAGCTGCCTGGAGGAGAAACATGGCTATGTCTGCCAGCGGAGCATAG aCCCGGCCCTGAGCCCTGCGCAGGCACCATTCCCCCCTTCTCCTACTGGCACCCTCTTTTACCACAACAGCACTTACCGCATCCTGCAGAAACCCCTCAGGTGGCACGAGGCGCTGCTGCTCTGCGAGACCCTCAATGCCACCCTGGCCACCATCTCCAACCCCTACAGCCAGGCCTTCCTCACACAGGCCGTCAGCAGCCTGCAGGCTCCACTCTGGATTGGGTTAGCCAATGATGAG GGAGGCCGGAGTTACTCGTGGCTGACGGAGGAGAATCTCATCTACACTAACTGGCAGGATGGGGAGCCCCAACAGATCACTGGCTGCTCCTACATGGACACGGACGGGAGCTGGCgcacagctggctgtgacacCAGGCTGCAGGGGGGCATCTGTCAGTTCCAAACAG GTCACCCTCGCATGCACAAGTGGACCTACAGTGGCAGCTGTCCCAAATCACTGGAGGACTCATCCTGGATCCCCTTCCGGGACCACTGCTACACCTTCCACATGGAGATCACTCTTGGGCAGAAGGATGCCATGAAGAGGTGCCAGAAAG TTGGCGGCACAGTGTTGTCCATCCAGGATGAAATGGAGAATGTCTTTGTGTGGGAGCATCTCCAGGCGTATGAGGGCCTTTCCAAGGGGGCCTGGCTGGGCATGACCTTCAACCCCAAAG gtGGCACCTTGGTTTGGCATGACAACAGTGCCGTGAACTACTCCAACTGGGGCCAGCATGACACGGGGCCCAGCATGCTTAGCCAGAACAGCTGCTACTGGATCCAGAGCAGCAACGGCGTGTGGCGTCTAGGCTCCTGCACAAACGTAACCATGGGGGTCATTTGCAAGATCCCCCGAG TGGAGgagagcagcttttccagagcAG ctctgccagagaACACAACAGCCATCGCAGTGGTTGTGCTGTCGACACTGGCACTGTGCACCGTGCTGGGGGTCGTTGTCTTCCTGTACAAGCGCCGACAGAGCGCAGAGCGGGGCGCCTTTGAGAGTGCTCGCTACAGTCGCACCACCTCCAACCCCAGTGAATCTGCCGAGAAGAACATCCTGGTGTCAGACATGGAGATGAACGAGCAGCAAGACTAA